The DNA sequence GCCTGAGAGGTGCAAAAGGACTGAAATACGGAACACCAAATGATTTAAGCTGAGCTAGATGGATCACCAGCAGAAGCAGGCCGAACACAATGCCGATGAAGCCGAATATGCTTGCCAGAAGCATAAGCGGGAACCCGATAAACCGGAGGGTATTGCTCATTTCAATAGATGGAATGACAAAGGATGCAATTGCGGTCAAGGCCACTACTATGATCATGACATTGGAAACGAGGCCGGCTTCCACCACTGCAGTCCCAATAACAAGCCCTCCGACTATGCCAATGGTTTGTGCAATCGGCTGCGGCAGCCGTACTGCCGCTTCCCTCAGCAGTTCAAGGGCCAGCTGCATGAACATTGCTTCTATGACTGGAGGCACCGGCACAAAATTCAATGACGCCTGAAGTGTGTAAACAAGTTCAATTGGAACGATTTCATGATGATAGGAAACAACCGCCACATAGAAAGCAGGCAATATCAGCGACAAGATAAATGAGATAAGCCGCAGAAACCGGAAAAAGGAGCCCAGGTACCAGCGGTTGTTATAATCTTCCGGAGATTGAAAGAAAGCAAAAAATGTCACTGGCATGATCATCACAGAAGGGCTGCCATCCGTAATGAGCACAGCCCTTCCTTCCATCAAATGTGCAGCAGCTCTGTCCGGCCTTTCTGTATTCAATATCTGTGGAAACGGAGAAAAAGGATGGTCCTCGATGCAATCCTGGATAAATCCTGGACTCTGAATGCTGTCCATGGAAATGCTGGCAAGCCTTTTTGTAATCTCGGTTATCAGTTTTCCGGAGGTGAGGTTTTCTATGTAAATAAGTGCAGAAGCGGTATTGGTCGCTTTGCCGATCGTTATATATTTTACTTTTAAATTGGGATTCTCGATGCGCTTCCTGATCAAAAGGAGGTTCTTGCCGATGTTCTCAATGAATCCTTCGTGAGAGCCCTGGATAATATGTTCATTGGCCGGGTCAGAAATTTCTCTGGAAAGGCTGGAAGCTGCAGAAAGAAGCACACCCTCGGAAGAATCATGCTCCATGGCAAAGCAATATCCTGTCAGAATCCCTTTCAGTGCATCACTCAGGATAGAAGTGCGTTGAACCTCCTGTGTTTGCGCCTGTTTCTCTATGAGATTTCCTGCTGATAGTGAAAGCGGCTTGATGATTCTTTCCTCAAGCCTGGCATCATCAACCATGCTGGAAAGAAAAAAGAGATAAAGAGTCCTTCCCTCTGCTTCAATGATCCTTTCCTTGAAGTCATCAGAGCCTTCCATCTTCTTCCTGACATGATCAGCGGATACCAGCTCTTCAGGCATTTCTTCAGGCTTCCATTGATACTTTTTTTCAGTAGTGTTTTTCTTTTTAAAAGCCATTGCTTACACCCCGGTTATGCTCTTTCTTTCAGTGCTGGATGTTTTTATTATGCAGTTTTGCCGGTAATTTACTCGTGTACTTTTTCCTTAACAAAAAAAAGAATGGGAATTCCCATTCTTTTTTCAGTCAAGCCTTGATAAGGCTTTGCGGGCAAGCAGCGATATGGTCATATCATCCATTGGAGGATTATGAAGGCCTGCCCTGATATCCAGATAATATTGCTGCAGAGGATTCTGTTCAGAAAGGCTTCTTGCGCCAACGACCCGAATTGCAAGGTCAGCAACTGTTAATGCTGCATTTGTAACAGCCAGCTTTACAGCACCGAGAAGAGGCTGCATGGACTCTCTTTCATTTTCTGCGGCCCTGTCCCATCTGTCTGCCGCTGCATAAAGAAACTCTCTTGCCCGCATCAGTTCAAGCTCGATCTCCCCTATTTTCTGCTGGACAGAAGGGATATCGCTGATGGTTCCCTGGATGCTATTGGGAGAATAACTTTTAGCAAAGCCAGCCGCATAATCCTGGGCTGCTTGTGCAATGCCAAGATATACCGCTGGAATATGAAGAAGCCAGCCATTCGCCTTTTTGTCCTGCCCCAATATTTCAGCCAGGAATGTCTTATCAATGGAAACCTCATCAAGCACAAGATCATGGCTGCCGGTGCCTCTCATACTGACACTGTCCCATGTCTCCTCGATCGACAAACCTTCAGCCTCTCTGGGAACAAGGAAATTTCCTGTCTTGTCTTCACTTGGAATGAAGGCGCTGACAATAAAATAATCCAGAGCCGGAGCCATCGTTGTAAAGGTCTTTCTGCCGCTGATCACCCAGTTTCCACCCTTGAGGACTGCTGTAGTCTGGGGCCGTCCGCCCCGTGTCGGGCTGCCTGTCTGCCTTTCCGTTGCGGCACTGTTTATCAGCTTCCCGTCCAGGATTTCACGGCAAAGAAAGGAAAAAAGTTCGTCATCCCACTTCCTTTTCTCTCCCAGATTTTTCGTTATCCCCATATGCCATCCGATTGCAAGTGCAGTAGAACCATCTCCTTCTGCGAGCTTTTCCTGCAGCCTGATCATTTCTAGCAATGAGATACCCTTTCCGCCCCGGTCTGCCGGAACAGTAAGGGATGTGTAGCCGGAAGCTTTCAGGTCTAAAATATTTCTATGTGGGAAGCTCCCTCTATTTTCCTTTGATCGGCTCCGCTCCTTGAAGATGGCGGACAGCTCTTTCATCTGTTCGTATTTGTCTGCTTCACCCGCAGCTTTGATAAAATCGCGCACATTACTCCTCCTTAACTTTTCCATTCAAAATCACGTTACTACTATTATTAATCAGATGGGGTTAGTGTGCAATTATTGTGAATTAAAATTGGGGGCAGGATGTGCTTGGTGCCACTATTGTGATATGAAATAAAAAAATAGTGGTCAAAGCCGGTGGAGGTAAAACCACTACCGTGAAGAAAAACAACGAAAATAGTGGCTTCAGCCGGTAGCGGTGAGACCAATATTTTGAAGAAAAATGAAAATAGTGGCTCCAGCCACAGGAGCTGGGACCACTATCCTGAAGCAAAATAAAAATAGTGACTCCAGCCACAGGAGCTGGGACCACTATCGTGAAGAAAAACGAAAATAGTGGCTCCAGCCACAGGAGCTGGGACCACTATCCTGAAGAAAAATGAAAATAGTGGCTCCAGCCGGAGGAGCTGGGACCACTATCCTGAAAAAAATAAAAATAGTGGCTCCAGCCACAGGAGCTGGGACCACTATCCTGAAAAAAATAAAAATAGTGGCTCCAGCCACAGGAGCTGGGACCACTATCCTGAAGAAAAACGAAAATAGTGGCTCCAGCCACAGGAGCTGGGACCACTATCCTGAAGAAAAATGGAAATAGTGGCTCCAGCCGGAGGAACTGGAACCACTTTCCTGAAGAAAAATGAAAATAGTGACTCCAGTAAGATGTGCAGGAATCAACCACAATTTATTAAAAAAGAAACTCGATACCTCCGCTTCACTGACTGCTAATGCTTCGGATATTTACTCACCACATGAATCGCATTGATGATTCTTTTATTGATCCATTTCCGGTTTTCCTCTGTGTTCAGCTGTTCAAATACCATTTTCCTGCCTTCTTCTGTAGTTACATAATGGTTTGGCAGATTATTGAGGCTGATGGCGATAATATCGGCGCGGCACTTCATACATTGGCAGAAGGTTTGATAATCCGGGCTCAGCATAAGGACTTTTACGAGTGTTGCGACAATTTCTTCCATAACATTAACGTATTCCGGTTGTTTCAATCAATCTCCCGCCTTTTACAAGATGTCTGGTGGAACGGTAATTAAGTAAATAACGAATAAGGGCATAGACTGCACTCTTTTTTTCAATACTAATACACAATGATGACAGGCTAACTAATTATAAAGGAAGTGAGCGGTTTGAAAAAGTCGATACTGATTATATTATTGTTAAGTTTCCCTGCTCTGCTTTCCCCTTCTGCTGCAAATATCCGGCATATCTCAGCTGCACAGCAGACGCCAGCATATGCCAAATGGGGAAAGCTAGCGATGACCAATACAAAAATAAAGTATCCCGGAGCAAGAATCCTTGATTATCTTCATGTAGGCAGAACAACACAGGGATCCAACTGTACAGAAACCTTCAAACTTTGGCTTGCCAGGGACAATCGGGAATTCGGTGTCTTTGTCCGTATAACTTTTGATGAAAAAACAGAAAAAATCCGAGCAATTACCTATCAGGAGACGCCAAGATAGATAGGAGAAAAAATGCTGATAAGCATTAATTTATACCTATATGGCCCGAAAAGCAAGAAGCACGAAGAAAAAATCCGGGAAAAGTTCTCCGGGATTTTTCTTCGTGCATTTTTTCTTTATAATGATATAAAAAGGAGGCTGAATCAATGGCAGAAGAAGAAAAGACACAGCCGCACATTATGAAGGATCTGGATGAAGAAACCTTATTCATTGTATCGCAGACATTTAAAGCATTATCCGATCCGACCAGGCTCAGAATCCTGAACCTGCTTTTTCAAGGGGAGCACTCAGTGAACGAAATTGCTGAAAAACTTACTCTGCTTCAATCGACGGTTTCCCATCAGCTGCGGTTTTTAAAAAATCTCAGGCTGGTTAAATTCAGGCGTGAGGGCACTACCTTATATTATTCCCATGATGACGAACATGTGATGGGGATCCTCCTGCAAACCATCGAGCATGCCAGCCACCATTAATTGCATGTGCCATGCGCACTTGGGCAGCCTTTTTCATATCTTTCCACCTGGATGGTGCTGTGGTCGATTCCGTACTGGTTATGAAGGGCAGTCTGTGCTTCCCTAAGGACTTCATCGTGACGGCCTTCCTCTGTAATAGCGATATGGCAGCTGAGCATCGGCACTCCTGATGTGATCGACCAGATATGGAGATCGTGAATTTCTTTTACAGATGCGATGCCTTCCAGAGAGCTGCGGATGCTGGAGGCGTCAATCTGTTCAGGTGCTCCTTCCATCAATATATGGAAGGAATCCTTTGTAACTCTCCATCCGCTGATAATGATCAGGATGGCAACGATGACGCTTGCAATCGGATCTGCAATGCCCCAATTAAAGAAATAAATCAGCAAAGCTGCGGTGATGGCACCTACAGAGCCCAGCATATCGCCAAGTACATGGAGAAAGGCGCTTCTTACATTCAGGTTCTCATCTTTGTCGCCCTTCATCAGTATCCAGGCCGCAATGATGTTGACAATAAGGCCGAGAACCGAGATAGCAAGCATCCCCATGCTTTGGACTGCCGGCGGGTCCATAATCCTTTGGACGGCCTCATAAAAGATGTAAATGGAAATCGCGATCAGCGTCAGGCCATTCAATGCAGCTGCAATGATTTCAAATCTCTTATAGCCATAAGATTTTGCTGCAGTTGCCTGCTTTTCTCCAAGCTTTATAGCAAAAAAGCTCAGTCCCAGGGCGACAGCGTCGCTGAGCATATGGCCGGCATCTGATAAAAGAGCTAGGCTGTTTGTCAGGATGCCCCCTATAACTTCAACGACCATAAAAGAAGCGATGATGATAAATGAAAGAAAGAGCGCCCGTTTGTTGCTTGAATGTCCGTGAGAATGTCCGTGTCCATGATTATGATGGTGTCCCATTTCATTCCCTCCTTATATGAGTATATGTACATATATTATGCTATAAGTATGAAGGATGTTCAAATATTTTCTGGAGCTATCATTTATTTTCCCTGCTTTTTTCCGCATTTAAACCGTTTTATCTTCTGTTTCAAAAACCAGGACTAAATGAACTCATAAAAAGACGCCCTATTCCAGGCGCCCAGTCAGCTGTATATTCCAGGTAATAGATTATATTTGCCTGCTCTCCAAAGCCGTACCGTTCCCCTCATATTTGAGGGATCCTGTATACTCCACAATATCAGCAATGGCATTTTCACCTATCACAATATGATTTCCCCTTACCATCTTCACATTCGTATTTTCGAGATGTATATCTTCACCTTCTATCAAAGCTGCTTCAAGCCGGGAAGGAAAAAAAGATTGGAGCAGCCCTCTGAGCGGATTGTCTTTCTTTTGCCTGATTAGAATGCTTTTTCCTCTCATCTCTTGCACTTTGCACTCGCCCATGATAAAAGACTCTATGCTCTCTGCCGCCAAATGGCTGCTGATTATAAATTGGCCTTTTGATTTAAATTCCTCTGTTTCCACACCGCCGCCTGCAGTAAGCCTGCCATTAACAATAATTTTTCTGGATGCGAGCCTTCCGCCGATTCTTCCTTTTCCATTTACCTTAATTTCGTCCGCAACAGCCACATCGCCGGAAAAGCCTGCGCTCCCGTCGATAGACAGCGCTGCCCCTGAGAAGCTTCCGGCAATCGACGCATTTCCATTGATTTTAGCTTTTTCAAAAGATAGCAGGTCTCCGTTGAATTGTCCTGAACCATTGCAATCAAATATGCGGCATTCAATATTGCCATTGACAGTGCCTTTTCCGTTGATGCTTACCTTATCATAGCTCCCGCCGTCCGAAGACCCAACCCCATTTATGGACAGCTTCCCTGCTCCTTGTAAAATCATTATGATCTCCTTTTAGAGTAGATTTTTGTATATCATATCATAATGATGGAATATTCATTATAACATTTTGAATATTTTAATATTTAATGAAACATTTTCAGCTCTTTCATCGTATAGATGACGAGGTGATAGTTATGAGCAGGAATACGATTGTCTTTATAGCTGCTTTAGCAGCTGAAGCTTTGGCCGCATGGGGAGTGGCAGCATATTTTTCTGTAAGGTTTATTGAAGTGCTCTTCTTTATTGGTGCCGCATTTGCTGCAGTCACTTTTATTTTTTCAACAAGCGGCGGTTCGCCCCAGAGGCACATCAACAGCATGGTGGGCGCCCAAACGGGGATCATCCAGAAAGATGAACCCTTCTTCTTCAGAAAAGGCCCGGTCTTTTTTGCATCTCTCGTCCTTGCTGTCATCGGCTTGATCTTCTTCGTCCTTCTTATTGCAGGAATCATTCCGCCAGCCTAGAAGAGTTCAGAGCATCGGGCGCGCCTAACGGCTTGCCTCTTGCTGCATAAAAAAATGCACCTCAGGCTTAAAAGCAGGGTGCATTTTCTAATTATAATTCAGGTTTCATGCTCAGCCCCATTTTCGCCAGGGCATTTTTCAATGTGCTATGTGTGTTGATTTTGCTGAAGTCGATTCCAAGCTGGATAGATGTCATGGCAACTTCCGGGCGGATGCCTGAGATGGTGGTCTTGATGCCTAGCAAGTCCAGCGTCTGGACGATATGATAGATTTGCTGCGCTACCATTGTATCAACGATCGGTACACCGGACAGATCGATAAACAAATAGGAAAGCTTAGCTTCTGTGCACTGAAGGGGCACGCTCTCTAATATTGCTTTGGCTCTTTCTGTATCAATATCGCCTATCAAAGGAAGAACGCCAATGGATCCGATGATCGGGATAATGGGTGCACCAAGCTGATGAATGAGATCCTGCTGTGCTCTCAGCCTGTTTCTGGTAATTTTGTAATACTGTTCAGCAAATTTCTGTGTGAGAATGTCAAAAGCTGAATGAATGACCAGACTCCACTGGAGGATATCCTCCTTGACAATCTCATCGTTCTTTTTCGCAAATTCCTCCACAAATTCCCAGTATGTATCTCTCACCTTGCCTAAAGCTGATATTACCTCATAGATCGGAGTATCGGTATCTGCCCTGCTTTCAGCAACTGTGCTCGCCCATTCCTGGACCAATTTTTCGAATAAAGACCGGTCATCCAAAAGAATGGTCGAAACGGTCTTATTAGTGAAGGCATTTTGCTCACGGAGCATTCTTTCAATCTTTATATCCGCTTCTGCTGAATAAATCGATCCTTTATCTTTTGCCCTGGTGCTCAGCCATTTGTCAGTAATTCTCTGAGAATTATTGCTGAGATATTCAAATAACATTTGGTTTTTCTGCATAATCAGCCTTCCCTTTATCTGGACTATTCTATATGAATATTATCATTATCTGCCTTTTGTATGATAAAGGTTTGCTTTTAAACAGTCAAATATTTGCAATGGGCATCATGCTGATACAGCCAGATTTTTTCCCTTCCCCTGTTAAATTTTGCTGGACATTTATGCTGCCCGTGAATATAATAATCTTTAAATCATTGGCAGATATTAACTCTTATACAAAGGCATTGAAGAGAAAAAGTAAAACAGATCCGTTTTTCCCAGAGAGCTTCGGCAGGTGAAAAGAAGCAAAAGCGGCTGTTTGAACAATGGTCTCCGAGCCCCGTACTGAACGCGATCTTCGCCAGTAGGCTGCGGCAAGTAGTGGTACTTGTTATCAAACCCACAGTATAAGGGCATCTATATGCCCCGTACTTGCAGAGGCCGAAAGGCGAATAAAGGTGGTACCGCGGGCAAGCCCCGTCCTTTTCTATATGTATAGAAAAGGACGGGGCTTTTTTATTTTATCCTAAGATCTGCCAATGGAAAAATGAGGAGGAGATTGAACATGGCAATTTTTATTGGCGGGGCATGGCCCTACGCAAACGGTTCCCTTCATCTTGGGCACATTGCAAGTCTGCTGCCCGGAGATATCCTTGCAAGATATTACAGAATGAAGGGCGAAGAAGTCCTGTATGTTTCCGGGAGCGACTGCAACGGAACACCCATAGCGATCAGGGCAAAACATGAAGGCAAATCAGCGAAAGAAATTGCTGACCGCTATCACAGGGATTTCGCAGCAAGCTTTGAACAGCTGGGTTTTACTTATGATTTATATACAAGGACAGATGCCCCGCATCATCATCAGACTGTACAGGAAGTATTTCTGTCGCTCTTGGAAAATGGCCATCTTGTTCCAAGAACGATAGAACAAACTTATTGCCGGACATGTGTCCAGTTTCTGCCTGACAGGTATGTAGAGGGAGTCTGCCCTTCCTGCGGCAGCCAAGCACGCGGGGATCAATGCGATGCCTGCTCAGCCATCCTTGAGCCGGCCGACCTTCTGGATAAATCCTGTAAAATATGCGGGACACCGCCGGAAATGAAAGAAACTGATCATTATTATTTCAGGCTGAGCCATTTTCAGAAGCAGCTTGAAGAGCTGTCCGAGGAGGCACGCTCCCGCCATTTGTGGAGGGACAACAGCAGCAGCCTGACAAGAAGATATTTAACTGAGGGGCTTCTGGACCGGGCTGCAACTAGGGATTTGGATGTTGGGGTGCCAGTCCCTATTGAAGGAATGGAGAAGAAAAAAATTTATGTATGGATTGAAGCGGTGATTGGCTATCTTTCTGCCAGCAGGGAATGGGCCCGCCAGCACGGCAAGGATGGCAGCAGGTTCTGGGGTAGTGATGTTATATCCTATTATGTGCATGGGAAAGACAATATCCCTTTCCATACCATCATCTGGCCAGCTATTCAAATGGGGATAGGGCTGCCTGGGGAACCAGCGCGGATGGTTTCCGGCGAATATCTTACACTAGAGAAAAAGAAGCTTTCAACAAGCAGGAATTATGCAGTCTGGGTCCCTGACATACTTGAAAGATATGAACCGGATTCAATCCGGTATTTCCTTGCTGTCAATGCTCCTGAGAACAGGGATGCTGACTTTTCCTGGCGGGAATTCGTTTACAGCCATAACAGTGAGCTGCTTGGGGCATATGGCAATCTGGTCAACAGAACTTTTAAGTTTATCGAAAAATATTATGACAGCATGATACCGGATGGAAAATTAAGTGAAGCTGTACAGGAGGATATTAAGCATTTATATGAGAAAACCGGAGAAAAGATCGAAGGCGCAAAGCTAAAAGAAGCGCTTGAGGATATTTTCGCCTTTGTACGCTCGGCCAATAAATATTTTGACAGTGAACAGCCTTGGAAAACGATTAAAAGCGACCCGCAAAAATGTGCAGATGCATTGCAGACCTGTGTGTACATCATCAAAAATCTGGCAAGGCTTCTGAACCCCTTCCTCCCTTTCTCCAGCAGGAAGATAAATAACATGCTGCAGGTGAATGCGCATACGCTGGAATGGAAAGAGGTTCGGGCTGCAGAGAAAAGGCTCGGCACTATCGCCCCCCTTTTCAGCCGCTTAGAAGAAGGAAGGATCCCAGAGGAGCTGGATAGGCTGGAAGCAGCCCGTAGGAAATAGCTGCTGAAGAAGGTGCCTTATTTCATGAATACAGAGGTGGCTGAAAGCCACCTTTTATCGTATAAGCATTCTGTTTTTTCTATGCTCCTTTCGTGCCCCTGCTGAAGCAAACAGCCTGATTTCTTCCTCAGAATGAGGCAGCACCCCGGATACTGGAATGGGCTTGCCGTTTTCATCCACGGCAACCATGGTTAAAAAGGATTCGGTCGTCAGCGTTCGAATCCCTGTTAAAAGATTGGCTGCATGCACTTTCACATAGACTTCCATGGAGGTTCTCCCTGTTGAGGCAACAAAGGCTTCAAGAGTAAGGGCGTCACCGACTGAAGCTGAAGACAGGAAATCCACAGAGTCGATCGAAGCTGTTACTACCATGCTGCCGGAATGCTTCATTGCAGTAATGGCAGCAATTTCATCAATATAGGATAGCACTTTGCCGCCGAAAATTGTCTGAAGATGGTTTGTATCCGGCGGAAGCACCAGCCTGGTCTGAATGGTGCGGGAACGGTCTGCTGGATAAGCTTTTTTCATAGGTTTCACTCCTCGGGCTTATTGTATGAAAAAAATAAAAGGCATCCTTCATAGAGGATGCCTGCACATAAAAAATTTAACAAATAACAAAACTTTGCCATATTAAAAGCGCATCACTCTCCTATCACCCGTAGGACGGTTGTGTACTTCTTTATGGCAGGTCTCCTGGCTCAGCATCACAGACTCCTTCCGCCTTCCCGTCCGCTAAGGAACAGTGGCATCGAGGGAGGAGCCTCCGCATTACAGTGGCGGGACCGCGCCGGAATTCAACCGGCTTCCCTTTTAAGCTTGCAGCATGCTGCAAAGCACCATAAAGCATTTATTCAATTAAAGAAATCATATCATATTCTATCATTATCGGATATAGATTTCGGAGAACATTAAAAATGGGATTCAATCTTTTCAAGATCAAGTATCAGGGAATTGATCTCCTCGGAAGAGATGCGCAGCGGCATCTGGTCATTCAAGGTGATGACCTGGCCTCCCTCTTCGTCCCTATGCCTGTAGAGGTAGTCAAGAAGCTGGATAGCCTGATCCTTGGTCAAAATGGACTGAGTCTTAAAGTGTTTGATCATGCTGATGGAAAACTGTTCTGCCTGATCATCATATTCCCCTGAAATGATGTTTCCGCTGATATAATACATGACTGCCTCCTCCTGTTTTTAAGACTAGGATCCCCTGACAGGACGGAAATCATGCTAGAATGCAAAAAAGCGGCCGGAGACTCCTCCAGCCGCTGCTATTATTTACTATGCATTTTGAATTCCAAAAACAGTTCATTATAATGTGCGAGCATTTTTTTCCCAAGGTTCTCGTACACTTCCAGCTTTTCGGTCATTTCCGGGTCCGGATAGAAGCGCTTGTCACTGACAATTTCCTCCGGCAGGTAATTCAGCGCCTCTTTATTCGGCGTCGAATAGCCTACATATTCGGTATTCTGGGCAGCGACTTCCGGATCAAGCATGAAGTTCATGAACTGGTGGGCGGCATCCACGTTTTTTGCCGTTTTTGGAATGACCATATTATCAAACCACAGGTTCGTCCCTTCCTCAGGGAGAACATACTCAATATTGTCCTTTTTCCACATCAGCTCTGAAGCAGTTCCTGACCAGACAACACCTATGGCTGCTTCATCGTTTTCAAGCAGCATCCGGATTTCATCCCCGACAATGGCTTTGATATTCGGAGTAAGGGTATCAAGCTTTTCCTTCGCTTCCCTCAGATGCTTCTTATTTTGATCATTAAGGGAATAATTGAGGGAATTCAAGCCCATTCCCATAACTTCCCTTGCACCATCAATTAGGAGAATCTGGTTTCGCAGATCTTCATCCCAAAGGTCATTCCAGCTTGTAATTTCTTTGTCCCCAAGCAGATCTGTGTTATAGGCTATGCCGACCGTCCCCCAGAAATAAGGGATAGAGTATTCATTTTTTGGATCGAATGCCAAGTCCATGAACCTCGGGTCGATATATTTCAAGTTTGGAATTTTTGAATGGTCTACCGGTAAAAGCAAATCTTCTTCTTTCATTTTTTCAATTGCATATTCTGACGGAACCGCTATATCGTAGGCTGTCCCGCCCTGTTCAATCTTGGTCATCATGGCTTCATTGCTGTCAAAGGTTTCATAAATCACCTTGATGCCTGTTTCTTTTTCAAAGCGGTCCACGAGTTCTGCATCGATATAGTCTCCCCAGTTAAAGACCGTCAGCGTATTTCCGCTGGAATAGCCTTGTGAGGAATTAAGCCGGGAGACTGCATACAGCAGAAGTGCAGAAATGACAGCAATGACCAGCAGGGCTTTACCGAGCTGTTTCATTTTTTGACCCCCATTCCAGTCGGCTTCGCATTTTTCTGGGTGATGAAATAATAGCCGATCA is a window from the Bacillus infantis NRRL B-14911 genome containing:
- a CDS encoding ABC transporter substrate-binding protein, which codes for MKQLGKALLVIAVISALLLYAVSRLNSSQGYSSGNTLTVFNWGDYIDAELVDRFEKETGIKVIYETFDSNEAMMTKIEQGGTAYDIAVPSEYAIEKMKEEDLLLPVDHSKIPNLKYIDPRFMDLAFDPKNEYSIPYFWGTVGIAYNTDLLGDKEITSWNDLWDEDLRNQILLIDGAREVMGMGLNSLNYSLNDQNKKHLREAKEKLDTLTPNIKAIVGDEIRMLLENDEAAIGVVWSGTASELMWKKDNIEYVLPEEGTNLWFDNMVIPKTAKNVDAAHQFMNFMLDPEVAAQNTEYVGYSTPNKEALNYLPEEIVSDKRFYPDPEMTEKLEVYENLGKKMLAHYNELFLEFKMHSK